A DNA window from Sphingomonas profundi contains the following coding sequences:
- the bfr gene encoding bacterioferritin, translating to MKGDAQVIDYLNTALKNELTAINQYWLHYRLLDHWGVEHLAEFERHESIDEMKHADWLSARILFLDGLPNFQLLGRLKIGESVEEVLRADLALEHEAIPVLREGIAHCETVRDYVSRDLLLKILDNEEEHVDYLERQFDMIERMGINNYVQLQSKPAEKMD from the coding sequence ATGAAGGGCGACGCCCAGGTTATCGACTATCTGAACACGGCGCTCAAGAACGAGCTGACCGCAATCAATCAATATTGGCTGCACTATCGCCTGCTCGACCACTGGGGCGTTGAGCATCTCGCCGAGTTCGAGCGTCACGAGTCCATCGACGAGATGAAGCATGCCGACTGGCTTTCGGCGCGCATCCTGTTCCTCGATGGCCTGCCCAATTTCCAACTGCTCGGCCGCTTGAAGATCGGCGAGAGCGTGGAGGAGGTGCTGCGCGCCGATCTGGCGCTGGAGCATGAGGCGATCCCCGTGCTGCGCGAGGGCATCGCCCACTGCGAGACGGTGCGCGACTATGTCAGCCGCGACCTGCTGCTCAAGATCCTCGACAATGAGGAGGAGCATGTCGACTATCTGGAGCGCCAGTTCGACATGATCGAGCGGATGGGCATCAACAACTACGTCCAGCTCCAGTCCAAGCCCGCCGAGAAGATGGACTGA